The window CGCATCCGTCATTAATCAGGATCGAATGATATTCCCGTAACATTGGAGCATCTCCAAGAATAGTTGCAGAGATTATATCCGCAAATATTATGACAGCGACGTAGAACATAAAAGCCCCTTGAGCTGGATTAAAAATTCTGTGTGACGAACTCACAGCTGCCCATCCAGTTTTCTGCATCTTGGCTAACACCAAGTCGAGATCCATTCTGCCACCTTGAGGGTTGTTTTGCTCGAATATCTCTTTAAAAAGAGATACTGCGGCGTTAAGATGAATACCCCATTCATTAGTTGCTGAAATGTTTGTCTCAAACACCAGAAGCTGTACAACACCCTCCATGAGGTGCGCCTTTTCTTCGATCGAAGCAAGTTCTCCACAGGCGGCCAGATCTTCTATCCCTTGTCTCATAGCTTTGATTGCAGTATCCACATGAGATACGAGTTTTCCTTCAACGAGTCCTTTGCATACTTCGTGCTCTCCATTTGCAATGTCTGTCATGaccaaaataaaaaagtatgTGCTGAAGCCCATGGCCGTATGGAAGAGCGGCATGCTCTTTCTCAGTGttgccagcagccagccgcGTCCTCCTTTAAAAATGGAGGGGCGGTAGAATGGGAACAGAAAGGGGAAAGCATAGTCCAAAAACGTAATCTCGAGATCAGTGTCAATGTCGTTGCTGATTCCGAGTAGAGCAGGGTTGTCGGAAACACTTTCAGGCGGCGAAAAGCCATTCTTGGAACATCCATAGCAAGATAGATCCTTGAGAGCTCCCTCGTGGGCTTGAGTACTTTGCCTGGGCTGATGTTTTTTGGGGGTGTgaccagctgcagctgagtCCGTCTTTGGCTTCCTCACCCTTCCGAGTGGCAGGACTTTTACATAGCTCTTTTCGCGACGGCATTCCGCCTTTTCTTTGATCTGCGCTTTGATTCGACCCGCAAATTGATCTCGTTCGAGATCATTGTCAACCCAGCTTGGACGGTTGTTGCCATTGTAGCAGGTAATGTCAAGTGAATGACAGGCACTGCAGGTGGGCCGCTTTCGGTCGCACTTCTTCTTGCGAACCCGACAAGTCCAGCATGTTTCGGTAGATGAGCGGCTCATTGAAGATAGGTTTTAAACAAACACGATGATGTTTGATATGACAGTATTCGACAGTATTTGATGTCTTCACAGTAGTCTTAACTCGACTCTTAGCGCCTCCCTCACTTTAAAGAGACACTcgcttgagaagaagcagcattGCATCAGCAAAAGAGAACGTCAGCTAGGGAAGCGTCAGCTGCACCAAAATGTATGTCCGCGCGGTCTCCAATCTAGGTTTAGCTGATTTTCAGCCTGCAAAGCCCTACTCATACACCCGGAACTCCGCGATCCTTCCTTTGTCCAATGACAAGGGTCAGACAGTTGACGAGAAGAGCATGAGTGAGAAGTTTATTCGATGAGAGGCTAAAGATGCAATTTCAGATCCTAGTGACCCAATTTAGCGGAGTTCGGATCTCTCCGCTGGTGGATTTTGTGTATGAGGATCAACTCAACGCGGAAAAGACGCCTCTCGGAGCTTATTATGTGATTAATCCCTAAACACCACCACCCCCACATCTCGCTGTTACCCTATTCTCGCTATGAACAGACAAACAAATTCAATAAAATCTGAATGGACAATGCTGTTATTATTAAAAGAGTCGGTGATAAGTCAGAGCATTAGAAATGGGATAGATAATAGCGATGGCTATTTATGAGTTATATAGAGTGCTAAATACAGGATGTGCAACTTATAAGTATATGAGGATCTCTGTGTAAGGAGGCTCTCGGATTCCAATCAACAAGATATCACACAAACCTTGAGTTCTAGATCAAACTTTACCACCAACGTGATATCATTAATTAGCCAAGATGCCTTCCTTCTCTAGCAACTTTGCCAACAAGCATGTCCTTGTTACAGGTAATAAGCGCCACTCACTCAAATCTCCGGCTATATTAATACCCTCTTCTAGGCGGCTCAAAAGGAATCGGTAGATCCATTGTAGAAGCCTTTTTGACCGAAGGTGCCAATGTCTCTTTTTGTGCTCGCACAATTCGCGGAGATgaattctctctcttcaaggGCGCTACCAATGGGGCTCGTGTCGTCGGCTCGGCCGTTGATATCTCAAACCCCGAAGAGATCAAATCTTGGGTGGAGAAAGCAGCTAAAGAGTTTGGCCGCATTGATTCAGTTATTGCCAATGGTAAGTAATAATAACTACGACATTTCGCTCTTAGCTTACACCTAGTTTCCTCACTAATCGGTCTTTTCTCTTTAATGCAGCATCTCCTCTCATTGGGGAAGCAACTCCTGAAGCATGGGAGAATAGCTTCCGTGCAGACATCTTGGGCTTGGTCACCTTGATTGACGCATCGACACCGTTTCTTGAAGAGAGGGTAAAAGCTTCAGAGAATGCATCTCTTGTGGTCATCAGCTCGATGGCGGGCTTTGAAGCGCGCCACCCTATTGCCGGCTCTCCTTATTCGACCTTTAAGAGAGCCCAGGCCGTATTGGCCAAAGATTATGCTCGCAAGCTTGGTGCTCTGGGCATTCGAATCAACTCCATCGCCCCGGGATCCATTGAGAACCCTAACATTACGCTGCCAGACGGTACGGTTCAACTGAGCCAGTATCAAATTGTTAAGAGAGACAACTATCCCTTTTACAAGtctcttcttgatgctgttcCGCTTGCGCGAACAGGTGTTCCAGAAGAGGTAGCCAACACCGTCATTTTCCTCGCCAGCGGGCTTGCTAGCTACATCAATGGAGCTAATATTGTGGTTGATGGAGGCATGTCCCTCTTTTTCTAATAGGAGAATGCCGATAGATGCGTATTGGGCATACATAATCTATATAGATACGATATTGGACAGATTTGGCGAAGAGCAAGCTTTTATTTGCAGAACGCGGAATTCATGTACATCCCATGTTAACGGGGCCCCGCCCGTTACGAAAGGAATAAAATTTTAAGAAGACTTTTGATGGACATGTAGCATAACCTCCTATTCGACGTCCTTGTAGTTCTCTAGTATTCTTCTACCAGGGGATTTCCAGTCCGTCATATTGGTTTACGCCTTCGTTGTGTTCCCAGCCAGGAACATGTATGTTGTAAAACTTTCCATTGTAACTTTTATCAGCTTTGTTCACAATGTCCCATGTTGCCTTGGCTCCCGTCTCAACGTCAAGGTCAGCCATGTCGCCGCCCATGGTAGTTTTCAGCCACTGCATCTGAGGGTTAGAAAACGAAGCAGCATGAGGGTGCTTAAGAGCCACTTACGCCGGGGGATAGTGTCAAAAAGGTAAATCCATCCTTCTCATATTCAATTGCGTATTGAACCGCCATCATGTTCATTGCGGCCTTGGTGATTTTATATGCATACGCAGGCGAGAAGGAGTACCGGTTTGCCCATGAAATTGAACCAGCAGATGATGATCTTTGAAAATGTCAGCCAAGAAATGGGAAGATGCACTATAGACGGATATTCTTACACCATAGCaatcttcttttgctttccttGTTGTAATAAAGGAATGAATGCAGCAGTAACCCTGTGTGTTGAAGCGACGTTGACGTTGAATTCCTGCAACATCTCTTCTGCCTCCATGTTGCGAATGCCTTGTGGATAAAGCCCGCTCATCTGAGGTACTAATATGTTAGTACAGACTGGAATAATTGAAATTCAGAAACATTCATACTCACAGCAACATTATTGATCAAGATATCTAACCCCTCCCCTCcaagcttctcctcaacctcagccgCAGCACGCTTAACGCTTGCCGCGTCGACAACTTCGCATTCGACATTAATGACTCGTCCGCCAGAGGTCTCGACGATTTTTCGTAAATCCTCCGATGGGCTTCCTCTTGTGGTAACAAATACCTTGGAGATAGTCGATGCTGGTAGAGATGCTAGCAGACGAACAAGCCCGAGCCCGAGCCCACGCCCACCTCCGGTTACTAGAACGCTGGCCATTTTGTGACTGTGGAATATATTAAACAAAAAAATATGCTGTAAAACACCTTGCTCAACAAATAAATATCGTCAGTGAAATCATCTCAACGTGGAGGTGCCTATATATACATCTCGGATTCTAGCGGAGATAGGGCGTTAGGTAGCCTTGAACGGTACGGAGCTAGATGCACCACCATATTTCTATCTCCGGCGGATTCCTTTGTAGCGTTGCACAGCAATATTTACTTGAAAGAGGAGTATACGACAGGATCGGGGGTATCGTTGAGGGATTATTTCACTATCCGAATGGTTATGTTCGGTAAAATGTATGGAAGTAGAGACTCATAGCATGATCATGAGGCTGCACCAATTTTTGCATTTCTTCAATGATGCTACCTGCATATTTTTTGATCAATACAAATCTTTTTAGAGAGTGCTTACTGTTGTGATTTTTGTTTCCATACAATGTGGAAGGAGGAGAACAGGTGGAAGGGTCATTAACACCGATGTGCATCCAACTGCGTATTCACGCTCCATATGTGCCATGATCCATGGATCTGCTTCTTATTGTAAATGCCAAGAACAATTCGGCGCTTGTACTGCCACCCGGCTAAATTGGACAACAGTGCATCCGTCCATGCTTTCAATAGCCAAAGAGCTGTTGAATGATATGCTGGATAGCCCCAAACTTTGGGATGATAAGAAACTATAACATGCATATTGTGGGAAACATCCCTGTGAGATACACGGTAAATTTTCAATCCTCTAGCAaccctttctctttcatcgAATGCTTTATAACTGCTCCGGCTTCTGTCTTTCgcttttgttgtttgtaCACTCTTGGCATCTCGGTGCACGTATATCGAGGAAGGGTTTGGTGGTATGAGCACGCATTTTGTCTAATAGCATGAATGCCATGCGTTCTCATGATCAAAATATGCTTATAATTAATAACCTTGTCTATATGTACTTGCCCAACGCCATACCTAATCTATCCGATGCGCTGTCGCTGTTTTCTCCGAACCCATACCTCCTGTTCCGCGGACGCTGAAACCTTGTCTGCTGGTGTATCCGAACCCTTTACTTCGCGCAACTGAGTTTCCCAAAGTCCAAGCTGATAGTTTCCACGGTCTCCTGAACCAGTAAATAGATCAAACGACCAACCATGTTTTGGACAGGTCAATCCTGCACTCAAGACAACCCCGAAGTCCTCAATGTCAAATGGGGTGGCTTGCGAAAGGGGGTAAGACGAATGAGGGCATTTCTTCATACAACAGTCATTATGGGCTTTCTTCATGAATGATCATTACACTTGCGCTTACTTACATGATCAACGGCGTGGAATTTCCCTCTGTACTTGAATACAAGAACTTGGTCTTTTAAACCCTTCATATCGGAACTTTCCAGATCTCCATCCTGATCAATCAAGACTTCTGTTCTTTGCGAACTGTCTTCTTTGGGCACCTGAAAGACTTTGCATCCTGGTCTATACTCCTCACTACACGTTCTGTATTTTGCCAAATTGTCGTCATCGAACCCCGAGTCGGGAAACGACGAGGCCAGACCGACGGAGAACCATTCAGCGCCCAGCCGAGATGGAGTCTCGAAGAAGCTCATATCCGACCCCGGGATATGGCAGTTGAAGCTTCAGGTCTGACTGGAGATGAGTGATGATTTTGTCATACAAGACTGGTGAGGCAAATACAGCTTGGAGCTTCACGAATGATTAGATAATCACACTCAAAAATTTACCGTCGGATGCATTTTCACGTGATTGATCACATGAGCCAAAATCAACAAGATCCCCTGGAGTCTTGAAGGGGAATCTCGTACCTAGATAATAGCGTGACAATTGCGCGTTATCATGATTCCAATTCACTCCATATTAATCCACCACTCAGAGGTGGCGGAATTCTGATCTCCTTTGATGGTTTATATCCGTGAATGCAACGTTTGCTAATGCAGGAACATGCCCGGAGCAGGAGCTTCACAAAACCCAGCGCGACTACACAAATGTTATGCCTGTCATGACTCGTAATCTTCATGTGTGACGCGTGATGTTTTCCATTCAAGTAACACGGTTCCATTGCAATCGGAGTTGCCAATATGTCGTATCATTGTAATGATCTTGTTACTGAAACATTAGGTGTTCTTGCCTTCATCGTATCCAGTTCCTTGACTTGGAGGGGAATCCCATCCAAATACATGCACTTATTAGCCCTCATTTAGCTTGCTTAGACCTAGACATGTGCTTTTACACGGAGGATCAGACTGACAAGTGACGTATGGTCTCACTCTCACCAGGGTCCAATCTTGGCTTCATGTTAGCTGCCGCGCTAGCAGTCAAACATCGGCGTTCGTGTGCTTTTAAGCAtagctcttctccagccttCGGCATAAAGCTGTCAACCAGTTCACGATCTCCGCCGTCTCGGTGACGGATAGGAGGAGGCGCGCATCAAGCTGCAGTTGCTACTACAAAACTGGCTTCCCTCTCCGTTCAAATCTTCATCTAATCGTCAACGGCAATTCGGCATGCTTCTTCACGCTAAATCATGATAGACGGCTTACCATTCACAACATTGTCAATCACACGTGCTAGAGATCAACGCATTGAATTCATCTGCAACGGCCCACTAGACCAATCACCAACAGTAAGCCCTAGCGCGCGAAGCGAGGATCAATTGAGCCCCATATCAAGATGTCAGAAAAGCCGTCAAAAgtccatcagcatcatggAGACTTAATGTATGGAATCAGAGCTATTGATCCGTCACTCTCACTAGTTAATGCAAGGTGATTCATATTATCAGATGAATACAATTCCCCAATAGCATCGTGTCCGAAAACAACGTGCCTCTTGCTCTTTGCGATTTCTTCATACAAATTATTTTTTCCGGCGACATCAGATGATGCCCATACAAGGCGAGATTTTCCATTTCCGGAAAGTCTCTAACATCGTGTTTTCGGACATTGGTTCGGAAGCATCCGTGGAAAAATTCCAGCGGCGTGCAAGGACCGGCCTTTCAAGCATGACATGGAGCGTGTTTGCCCCAAAAGCTCTTGGGCAAAACGAAAAGAGAAGGTGAAAAGGCCGACTTCGTTTATACGGATCGACAGGCTGGGCAGCTGTCCTTCCTATTCGAGCTCGTCGTACGGGTGGGATGGCGTTGATTTCCCGTCGGTGAGAGGCGACAGCGCAGCGTTTCTTCGTATTTTGTGTCGCGTTGAGAGGATATATAAAAGCATCGATCGGTATCGCTAATTCTGATCGATTTCTTGGCATCTCAtttcatccttcatctcaaCCTTGCTAAGACCAtctgccgtcatcatggGTTTCGCTAAGATCGTTCCTGTCCTGCTGCTCGCCGCCAAAGCTGCCCTGGCAAACACCCCGATTGCCGTCAGCGATTTCACCACGAATGGAGGTCTagctgctgccatggccgCTGCGCCTATGTGGTACATGCCTTCAGGTACCTGCATGCCCTCAGCTGCAGAGGATGGTGAGGGCAACCAGACCAACGGCGTGGATGCGGATAATTGCAACATCAACGCACTAGCACACGGCTGCCCTCAACAACCTCCCTGGCAAGGAGCGAATACGTTTTATGGAAACGTATCCGGAGAGCCGTTTACCACCATTCCAACTTACTGGGCATCGACTTTCTGTAATGGAGATTCCTCTGGCTCTGATCCTTCATACCGCATCATCTACTACGTGTACTTCAAGAAGGACACCGGCCACAAGAGCGACTGGGAAGGCATCGTCGTGAGATTCACCAGCCCCGATGGAGGCAACACCTATACTCGCGAATCAGTTATCATGGAGCAAGGTCCGTCCCACTAACACGTACCTCGATATCGATTCTTCCTTGTTCCAATGCTAACCTTGATGCAGATGGTAACCACGTCCACATCAGCTGGTCCGATGTCAACGATACTTTCCAGGGGTAGGTTATCGATCCAAAGCCGTGGAATAACGAGCCAGTTGCTAACTCTGTGTGTGTAGCGATGACGACTGGCAGGCCTTTGCTCAGAAGAACCTCGACCACGGCAAGTTCTACTTTGGCAAATTCCACCACTCGGTTCACCAAGACTGGTACACCGCAGCCTTCAAGAACACCTGccctcctctctcagctGACGACTATCGTAACTCGGACTACCAATTCTGGGCGGCGAACAACTTGCGTCCCGTGTCCGTCCTGAATCCCAACTGGGTCTGGGGCAAGGCCGACTCACCCGCCAACCAAGACATCTGCTCATACTAAAATGCCATATTTGGCAGAAATGAGTTCTGCGCTTGTTTGGTCTTCAAATAAACAAAGTCATGATGTATGAAGGATATGTATGGAAATGTAATTGAGAATGTGAAATAGAAGGATGGCAGATTATCTATACTAGGAGCAGACAAGAGGGGAGTTATACCCACCAATTGCATTTTCTCTTAAGATTCTCTAGTGATATTAGTAATGAGAAAAAATATATATCAAAATTCAGGTGACCATTATAGCTCTCGTCTCGGTTGCAGTCTGTATGTCCAATTGAAGCGCAATCTCACGACACCTCATCGCAGCGATTCTGTCGGAAAGCTAGCTGTTTTGAGCTTTATGAGAAGTTGAGCACACGAATCCATCCTTAGGGTCCACGATTGGTGGGCAGCCGGCTCGGAAAACTAGCCTCTTTAGTAGCGCTGACAAGATTGAGACTCGATTCGGCTACAGACTTGAAGCCTATCGAGTCCTGAAGAATGAATCGCAGATATGAATGATGCTTAAAGGGAAATTTCTGCTGACCTTGAAACTAGCCTTTTGTAGTTACGCTCGAAGCGATAGATCTTCACTTGAAGACGGGGTTCAGACAAGTTTTGCTTTCCAACGGACAATCGTGAATTCCGTATAGAAATGGGAGTGATAAGGAGATGAATCGATCAGTATAAATAAGAAGCTCATTGACGCGATAGAAATATCTGTCTATTCTTCAGTGTAAATAATTCAACAATATCtttgacaagaagaaaattgaCATTCTCTTCGTTACAATGTCCACTGTTCTTGTCACTGGTGGCTCAGGCTATGTAGCCTCTCACTTGATCTTGAAGCTGCTACAAGATGGCTACACCGTCCGAACTACAATTCGAAGCATGTCCAAGGAGCAGAATGTCAGATCAGTCTTACAAAAAGCCGGCGCAGGAAACATGGATCGCCTGTCATTTTATGCTGCCGACTTGACTCAGGATAAAGGCTGGGATGAAGCTATCCAAGGCTGCGCCTACGTCCACCACGTCGCATCACCCTTTCCTGGAGGAGCACCAAAAGATGAAAACGAGTTGATTATACCGGCAAAAGAGGGAACTCTGCGAGTTCTAAAGGCAGCTCGGAACGCTCATGTCAAAAGAGTAGTATTCACATCCTCCTTTGCGACAATCGGATACGGAGGCAAGGATCGGGTGGAACCATATACTGAAGAAGACTGGTCTGTGTTGGATGGCCTACCAGCATATCACAAGAGCAAGACTCTGGCAGAGAAGGCTGCCTGGGAGTTCATTGAAAATGAAGGAGGAGATCTAGAGCTCAGTGTCGTATGCCCAGTTGGCATATTCGGCCCTGTGCTGAGCAACGACATGTCATCATCCATTACACTCATCACGAAGCTCATGGATGGGAGCATTGGGAAATGCCCTCGGACGTACTTCAACATCGTGGACGTTCGTGATCTGGCCGACCTACATATCCGTGCTATGCTTGACCCTGCAGCAAAAGGGGAACGCTTTATTGCTAGCAGCGACGGCAAACCCATGGCACTATTCGATGTCGCTCAGACCATTTCCAAGGGTCGTCccgaaaaggcaaaaaaggtTCCAACGGGGGAAATGCCTTCATGGGTGGTTCGGATTGCCGGTATATTTAGCCCTACCGCTCGCCAGGTTGTGCCGGTTCTTGACGTTATAAGAGCGCTTAAGAATGACAAGTCGAAGAAAGTTCTCGGTTGGACGCCTAGGACGCCACAACAGACAATACTTGATACGGTGGACAGTTTGGTTGAGCATGGTATTGTATAGTTGGAAATATTGCCTGGTAATTGTGTGAGAAGGACCATTCTTCAGAAAATTCATATAGTAATTTTGTTGTATTTTTAATTGTGTTTTAAAAGTCAATTCTAATATTTCTCATTCGGAGTGTGGAATTCTCTGTATTCTTGGAATAGTATTTATCTGCCATTATAATACATTAACTATCGAAATCATGCAGTATGCCATTATTGCAAGAGTACAATTGCAGATTGAGCTATGCTATGCAGAGTGCTGCACTGGTACTATGAATTTGTCCGTCGAACTGGGCAAAGATTTTCGTCTGTTACCAATAAAAGCAGTCTCCTAAACATGGGCCCCAGGCCAAATATTTTCCCCTGATTTATGCGGAATAATCCGCTGTGATACATACAAGATCTGTCGAAACTCATTCGTCCCTAACCAAGGGAAATTCCTCATCTGCCAACTcctcggcttcatcttcacgTTCACTCTCGCCTTCCATATCCTCGGAGCTGAGCAACTCGTCGGATTTGGACTGCTTCTTTCGACCTTCAACTTCGTCCTTGAGAAATCTGGTCTGTTGGTTCTTGGGACTTGTTCGACTTCACAGCGATGATATACCTTTCGAGCCTTTCCTCCATTTTTTTGACGTAGGAGTTGCTCTCCGCAAGTGAGCCTAGTCTCAAATTCTCCCACGCTGATCTCCTGGCTCATTTCCAACATGGCAACCATAAGATATTCATCGTTTTCCGTCCAGGATTGCCCGCGATCTGTCTCCGTCATAAGCTTGACAAGGGCAGAGCAAGCGTGTCCCAACTTCACAACCTTCTGCGTATAGTATTCCATCTTAGGAGCATCACGATCATAAATTACAACGTAGGCGTAGCGATTGAAAGGATGGTTCATGTACGCCTTCATTAGCTCAAAATGGACAACCTCGCGCAGTGCCCCAGAAATCCAGTACGGAAAACTAGCCTCAGCAGACGATTGCCGAGACCATTTGGTAAGAAGCACTCTTTCTTCATGATCATGAAAATAATTCTTGACCTTCAAGTTGTGCCACTTCACAGCGTTCTTCTGTCCCAAACGATTCAATCTGCCGTGGATTTGCAAAATCGTCTTTGCGTTGAGGTGCATGTTGACCAAAACTCCCTTGCAGCAAGCCGTGTGCAAGTTCACATCTACGCTCATTATTTTTATATTCCAAGGTTGGCAATAAACACTTGGGCGTCTGAGGTCGGATCATAGAAACGTCGAACTCCTTCAATCTTCGCATCGGGCTTGTCTGTAGGCCTCACAGTCAACGTGTAAAATCCTGCCATTTTCATAGCAGCAAACAAGAGCTTACTGTTGAATCTATGGTGTACCTACGTACACCACCATTCGCTCCTTGCTTTGGATGACCTATTTGTGTGCGAGTTCGAGACATCGAGCGAGTATAGGACTGGTTGCGCACAACCAGTTGAGCCATCCACCGCGGCCAGTCGGGGCATTCACATCGGGATCCAAGCATGTCCGGGTGAAGAAATAGTCGAGGCCGGCGTTTTGGTCGTATGAGAGTAGCGTCTGGACATGGTCGACGCTGACAGTCGGGCCTTTACCCTTCTCTTTGGGACCACTATGACGCTGCAGCTGCGAGCTAGGCGGAATATTTCCATCACGAAAGGCATTAATGGCAGTCTCAATAGTGTTCGCGTCTGCGCCAAAGATCTCCTCGACATTGCTGTAAAGAATATCGGAATTGCGCCAGTCATACGCAATCAACATCCCTTCGCGATATGCGGGGAAGTTAATTGACCCTTCCTGCTGCGAACTGCTCATATTCCCTCGGCTTGCAGTGAAATTTTCTCCGTGCCCAGGGATGAATGAGTTCGTTGCGCAGGTTCTTCCATGGTCTTGAATGTAGTTCTGGCGCTTTCTGTCGAAGTTGAGCTCCTCTGTAACGATTGTCATGGGGAGAAGATCAGCGCCAGGGTAACACGGCGTTCCATCTGGGAGCATCAAGCGAGATCTGAGAGCACGTCGCAGTGAAAGAAGGCCGAGAACGGGTGCTACGACATTCTGTCCAAAAGAGCTCGTCCAGTCGGCCCTCGAGCCAGCCGCTTCAACAAGAACTGGGTTCAAATGCCATCCATATCTTGACACCGGTCCGCTTGTAGaactcctccatctcgtcccATGATGTCGACGGGTATTTTTCTTTGAACTCAGTGGTGAAAATACCTCAGGTAGGACTGCCATCTTCCCACAGGTTGTCTTCGGTTGGCTTGTAGTCGTTTCGCCATAAGCCTGGATGTTTTAAATAGGTTTAGGGAAGACCAAGGTTTTCATCCCCAATCCTTGCTACTATCTTCTACTATCTACGACTACCTGCTACTGTCTGCTATCATCTGCTACTacctgctgcttcttgctaTTACCTACTActatctactactatttACTACTGTTTACTACTGTTTGCTACTGTCTGCTATTGTCTAGAATTGTCTACCATTGTCTACTACTATCTGCTATTACTGTCTGCTACTGTCTGCTACTGTCTGTTACTACTGCTaccgttttttttttttttttttttttttttttttaacatATTGTTAATTCTTAAAAAGTGATTGACAGGAACCATCGTCATGATTGAGCGCCGGTAAGCTTCCCCCTTTGCCTAACGGAGAGAGCAAGGATATCTTCTTTCCCACGCTCATTATCAATCCTCCCAGTACCACGAATCAAACAGCCGCTGAGATCAAAGAAAACTCTCCCGGTCTCACCGTCTTGATGTAGTACGCTACGCCCACCCAAGCTGATAAATTAGGC of the Trichoderma breve strain T069 chromosome 4, whole genome shotgun sequence genome contains:
- a CDS encoding short chain dehydrogenase domain-containing protein; amino-acid sequence: MASVLVTGGGRGLGLGLVRLLASLPASTISKVFVTTRGSPSEDLRKIVETSGGRVINVECEVVDAASVKRAAAEVEEKLGGEGLDILINNVAVIPQMSGLYPQGIRNMEAEEMLQEFNVNVASTHRVTAAFIPLLQQGKQKKIAMVSSSAGSISWANRYSFSPAYAYKITKAAMNMMAVQYAIEYEKDGFTFLTLSPGMQWLKTTMGGDMADLDVETGAKATWDIVNKADKSYNGKFYNIHVPGWEHNEGVNQYDGLEIPW
- a CDS encoding fungal specific transcription factor domain-containing protein, with product MSRSSTETCWTCRVRKKKCDRKRPTCSACHSLDITCYNGNNRPSWVDNDLERDQFAGRIKAQIKEKAECRREKSYVKVLPLGRVRKPKTDSAAAGHTPKKHQPRQSTQAHEGALKDLSCYGCSKNGFSPPESVSDNPALLGISNDIDTDLEITFLDYAFPFLFPFYRPSIFKGGRGWLLATLRKSMPLFHTAMGFSTYFFILVMTDIANGEHEVCKGLVEGKLVSHVDTAIKAMRQGIEDLAACGELASIEEKAHLMEGVVQLLVFETNISATNEWGIHLNAAVSLFKEIFEQNNPQGGRMDLDLVLAKMQKTGWAATWKILWAVKAGFYS
- a CDS encoding NAD dependent epimerase/dehydratase family domain-containing protein, with product MSTVLVTGGSGYVASHLILKLLQDGYTVRTTIRSMSKEQNVRSVLQKAGAGNMDRLSFYAADLTQDKGWDEAIQGCAYVHHVASPFPGGAPKDENELIIPAKEGTLRVLKAARNAHVKRVVFTSSFATIGYGGKDRVEPYTEEDWSVLDGLPAYHKSKTLAEKAAWEFIENEGGDLELSVVCPVGIFGPVLSNDMSSSITLITKLMDGSIGKCPRTYFNIVDVRDLADLHIRAMLDPAAKGERFIASSDGKPMALFDVAQTISKGRPEKAKKVPTGEMPSWVVRIAGIFSPTARQVVPVLDVIRALKNDKSKKVLGWTPRTPQQTILDTVDSLVEHGIV
- a CDS encoding rieske [2Fe-2S] domain-containing protein translates to MSFFETPSRLGAEWFSVGLASSFPDSGFDDDNLAKYRTCSEEYRPGCKVFQVPKEDSSQRTEVLIDQDGDLESSDMKGLKDQVLVFKYRGKFHAVDHKCPHSSYPLSQATPFDIEDFGVVLSAGLTCPKHGWSFDLFTGSGDRGNYQLGLWETQLREEVWVRRKQRQRIG
- a CDS encoding enoyl-(Acyl carrier protein) reductase domain-containing protein — its product is MPSFSSNFANKHVLVTGGSKGIGRSIVEAFLTEGANVSFCARTIRGDEFSLFKGATNGARVVGSAVDISNPEEIKSWVEKAAKEFGRIDSVIANASPLIGEATPEAWENSFRADILGLVTLIDASTPFLEERVKASENASLVVISSMAGFEARHPIAGSPYSTFKRAQAVLAKDYARKLGALGIRINSIAPGSIENPNITLPDGTVQLSQYQIVKRDNYPFYKSLLDAVPLARTGVPEEVANTVIFLASGLASYINGANIVVDGGMSLFF